A region from the Tahibacter amnicola genome encodes:
- a CDS encoding DsbE family thiol:disulfide interchange protein, with protein MTRVLPLVGFVLLVLLLAFGLSWNRSHDQREVASPLIGKTAPTFSLPVLNTPDQRFGTAELAGQPYLLNVFGSWCPSCVDEHPVLNRYAKQLGVKLVGFNWKDAPGDANAWLAKFGNPYEVIVVDQEGRTAIDFGVYGAPETFLVDAQGVIRLKRVGAITPDYVERTLKPAIAALKRTTP; from the coding sequence ATGACGCGCGTGCTGCCGCTGGTCGGCTTCGTCCTGCTGGTGCTGCTGCTGGCCTTCGGTCTGTCCTGGAACCGGTCCCATGACCAGCGCGAAGTAGCCTCGCCCCTGATTGGGAAGACCGCCCCCACCTTCTCGCTGCCGGTGCTGAACACGCCGGACCAGCGCTTCGGTACGGCGGAGCTGGCGGGCCAGCCCTACCTCCTCAACGTGTTCGGCAGCTGGTGCCCGAGCTGCGTCGACGAACACCCGGTGCTCAATCGCTACGCGAAGCAGCTGGGCGTCAAGCTGGTGGGTTTCAACTGGAAGGACGCGCCGGGGGATGCCAACGCCTGGCTGGCGAAGTTCGGCAACCCGTACGAGGTGATCGTCGTGGACCAGGAAGGACGCACGGCCATCGATTTCGGCGTGTACGGCGCGCCCGAGACGTTTCTGGTCGACGCGCAGGGTGTGATTCGCCTCAAGCGCGTGGGCGCCATCACCCCGGACTACGTCGAGCGCACGCTCAAGCCGGCTATCGCCGCCCTCAAGAGAACCACCCCATGA
- a CDS encoding DUF11 domain-containing protein, whose product MEGMHRLARAIALLTLPLAATAALAANERGNPGASVSGTKTVAGSFNTGGTVTYTVILNNAATGAQPDNPGNEFTDVLPAGLTLDSAVATSGTASATVATNTVTWNGTIAPLGGQVTLTISATVNAGAGTMISNQGTISFDGDGNGTNESSTVTDDPNVGGATDATVFTSTPVSLQSFYVD is encoded by the coding sequence ATGGAAGGCATGCACAGGCTTGCGCGGGCAATCGCGCTGTTGACGCTCCCGCTCGCTGCAACCGCCGCGCTGGCCGCCAATGAAAGGGGCAATCCGGGTGCGTCGGTTTCCGGAACAAAGACGGTGGCCGGTTCGTTCAACACCGGCGGCACCGTGACCTACACTGTCATCCTCAACAATGCCGCCACCGGCGCGCAGCCGGATAATCCCGGCAACGAGTTCACCGATGTGCTGCCTGCCGGGCTCACCCTCGACAGCGCCGTGGCCACCTCGGGTACCGCATCCGCCACTGTCGCCACCAACACCGTGACCTGGAACGGCACGATTGCCCCGCTCGGCGGCCAGGTGACCCTCACGATCTCCGCCACCGTCAACGCCGGTGCCGGCACGATGATCAGCAACCAGGGCACGATCAGTTTCGACGGCGACGGCAACGGCACGAACGAGTCGAGCACGGTGACCGACGACCCGAACGTCGGCGGCGCCACGGACGCGACGGTGTTCACCTCCACGCCGGTATCCCTGCAGTCGTTCTACGTCGACTGA
- a CDS encoding EAL domain-containing protein: MPDDTRLRALATLSSDWYWEQDAQLRFTAFSGVGPDNEGSPGWLRGATLADVLATAVDGEMAERVRKAVAARQPFSDLLVMRTTASGQTCWFELSGTPLVTPEADFQGYCGLVRNVSDRRRAELTITRYARQQQLIAAFGQRALSTLDIAHVMDFAADVIAEGLEVEFSEVVYLAEDQRSLYLRAGFGWESGWRGSRIGDLEQESSQHRHVMTAILPVVIEDYAQETRFIPAARLLEHGVGSGVLVPIVGRAGACGMLGAYRRNVGAFSADCINFLMSVSNMLETAIERHHSEQRLLYFSQFDPVTRLPNRHLFRDRADQAVTMAIRSGWSGALVCVNCDQIRALSQILSDDTADDLLVYIAQRLSGLQGVTTVARLGGDHFGLLLPQMRARDDAERLGDAIFDAMRQPFSLEQHDIYLEISAGMTVFPDDGTDFDTLMRQACAAMYRAHESHANGVCYYTEGMNNRVLERLTLERDLRMALSRDEFSLYFQPQFSSVENRIVGAEALLRWQHPQRGLLRPPEFISVAEETGLIVPLGEWIIGAACAEAARWRRDGHGAIAVAVNVSPAEVRRGGIPAVVRAALDRSGLPAHLLELELTETLMIDSSESVLSVMRELKNMGVKVALDDFGTGYSSLSYLRRFPVDTVKIDQSFVHTVVTQAEDASIVRSVIAMAHELGVEVIAEGVETPEQAAFLRRHHCDVLQGYLLGEPMVADAFRHQLDQPVHPLLQHFPHEPTHALLVVDDEEFVCNALKRLLRREGYTIYTALSAQEGLAILASTPIAVVLCDQRMPGMSGIEFLARIRVMYPDALRIVLTGYTDLDTVSAAVNQGAIYKFLTKPWIDAALKEDISEAFQEYRRRRPVPTGMLRSHPGDEDLPPLPMA, from the coding sequence TTGCCGGACGATACGCGCCTGCGTGCACTGGCAACGCTGTCGTCGGACTGGTACTGGGAACAAGACGCACAACTGCGTTTCACCGCCTTTTCGGGAGTCGGCCCGGATAACGAAGGCAGCCCGGGATGGCTACGCGGTGCAACGCTCGCGGACGTCCTCGCCACCGCGGTGGATGGTGAAATGGCCGAACGTGTCCGCAAAGCTGTTGCCGCCCGCCAGCCGTTCAGCGACCTGCTGGTCATGCGCACGACGGCCTCCGGCCAGACGTGCTGGTTCGAACTCAGCGGCACGCCGCTGGTGACGCCCGAGGCGGATTTTCAGGGCTATTGCGGCCTGGTCAGGAATGTCAGCGACCGCCGGCGCGCAGAACTGACGATCACCCGCTACGCCCGCCAGCAGCAACTCATCGCGGCATTCGGACAGCGCGCGCTCTCCACGCTGGATATCGCCCACGTCATGGACTTTGCGGCGGACGTCATCGCCGAAGGCCTGGAAGTGGAATTCTCGGAAGTGGTCTATCTGGCCGAAGACCAGCGCTCGCTGTACCTGCGCGCGGGATTCGGCTGGGAAAGCGGATGGCGCGGCAGCCGAATCGGAGACCTGGAACAGGAAAGTTCCCAGCACCGCCATGTCATGACGGCGATCCTGCCGGTGGTGATCGAGGACTACGCCCAGGAGACGCGTTTCATCCCGGCGGCACGCCTGCTGGAACACGGTGTGGGCTCCGGCGTGCTGGTACCCATCGTGGGGCGCGCGGGCGCGTGCGGCATGCTCGGCGCCTACCGGCGCAATGTCGGCGCATTCTCCGCTGACTGCATCAACTTCCTCATGAGCGTCAGCAACATGCTGGAAACGGCTATCGAGCGCCACCATTCGGAACAGCGGCTGCTGTACTTCTCCCAGTTCGACCCAGTGACGCGCCTGCCCAACCGGCACCTTTTTCGCGACCGCGCTGACCAGGCAGTGACGATGGCGATCCGCAGCGGCTGGAGCGGCGCGCTGGTCTGCGTGAACTGCGACCAGATCCGCGCGCTCAGCCAGATTCTCAGCGACGATACCGCCGACGACCTGCTGGTCTATATTGCGCAACGGCTATCCGGCCTGCAGGGCGTGACCACAGTGGCGCGCCTGGGCGGTGATCACTTCGGTCTGCTGTTGCCGCAGATGCGGGCGCGCGACGACGCTGAGCGCCTTGGCGACGCGATCTTCGATGCGATGCGCCAGCCGTTCTCGCTGGAACAGCACGACATATACCTGGAAATCAGCGCCGGCATGACCGTTTTTCCCGACGACGGCACGGATTTCGACACACTGATGCGGCAGGCCTGCGCCGCGATGTACCGGGCCCACGAGTCCCACGCCAATGGCGTGTGCTACTACACCGAGGGTATGAACAACCGGGTGCTCGAGCGATTGACCCTGGAACGTGACCTCCGAATGGCGCTATCGCGCGATGAATTTTCCCTGTATTTCCAGCCGCAGTTCTCGAGCGTGGAAAACCGCATCGTCGGCGCCGAGGCGCTGCTGCGCTGGCAGCATCCACAGCGCGGGTTGCTGCGTCCTCCGGAATTCATCAGCGTCGCCGAGGAAACCGGCCTGATCGTGCCGCTCGGCGAATGGATCATCGGCGCCGCCTGCGCCGAGGCGGCGCGCTGGCGGCGCGACGGACACGGCGCCATCGCCGTTGCCGTCAACGTCTCACCGGCGGAAGTGCGCCGCGGCGGCATTCCTGCGGTGGTCCGCGCCGCGCTGGACCGTTCCGGTCTTCCCGCTCACCTGCTCGAACTGGAATTGACCGAGACGTTGATGATCGACAGCAGCGAGTCGGTGCTGTCCGTCATGCGTGAACTCAAGAACATGGGCGTCAAAGTGGCGCTGGACGATTTCGGCACCGGCTACTCGAGCCTGAGCTACCTGCGGCGCTTTCCCGTCGACACGGTGAAGATCGACCAGTCGTTCGTGCACACAGTGGTCACGCAGGCCGAGGATGCCTCCATTGTGCGGTCGGTCATCGCCATGGCGCACGAGCTGGGAGTGGAGGTCATTGCCGAAGGCGTGGAGACTCCCGAGCAGGCCGCCTTCCTGCGCCGCCATCACTGCGACGTGCTGCAGGGATACCTGCTTGGCGAGCCCATGGTGGCGGACGCATTCCGTCATCAGCTCGACCAGCCGGTGCATCCGTTGCTGCAGCATTTTCCGCATGAACCCACGCACGCCCTGCTGGTCGTCGATGACGAGGAATTTGTCTGCAATGCGCTCAAGCGCCTGCTGCGGCGCGAGGGCTACACGATCTACACCGCCTTGAGCGCCCAGGAAGGGCTTGCCATCCTGGCGAGCACGCCGATTGCCGTCGTGCTGTGCGACCAGCGCATGCCCGGCATGAGCGGCATTGAATTCCTCGCCCGTATCCGCGTCATGTATCCCGACGCGTTGCGCATCGTGCTGACCGGTTACACCGACCTGGACACCGTCTCCGCCGCCGTCAACCAGGGGGCAATCTACAAGTTCCTGACCAAGCCGTGGATCGACGCGGCCCTTAAGGAGGATATCAGCGAGGCGTTCCAGGAATACCGGCGGCGGCGACCCGTCCCTACCGGGATGCTGCGTTCCCACCCGGGTGACGAAGACCTTCCACCGCTGCCGATGGCGTGA
- the ccmI gene encoding c-type cytochrome biogenesis protein CcmI yields MSPVFFLVAALMVIVALAFVTVPLLRRGHSSAAATDDAAKVQALDSARAAGILTDEEYASKRAALAQNAPGPVAARSRLAVGTAATVAVLLPMIAMGLYVWHGSPDALDPANLQARKPATPADMDQAIAGLEAKLKQNPEDVEGWLLLGRAYKSMERFGPARDALKQAYDRAGNDVDVQVDYAEALALASDSRRIEGQSRQLLERALEAHPQHQRAMWLLGIADYQQGRYAEAATRWEALATQIDPSAPAHESILAQIADARQRAGMPAAAESAGTPAVVDAKSPAAPAAADTGGPRIQVEVDLDPKLKDQAVAGSTVFVFARAANGPPMPLAVQRLALTDLPAKVTLTESMSMMPSMKLSQFPQVVVGARISRSGNAIPQAGDLQTLSEPIAVSAGKPVRLLIDQVVAEKR; encoded by the coding sequence GTGAGTCCTGTGTTTTTCCTGGTGGCTGCGCTGATGGTGATCGTCGCGCTGGCCTTCGTGACCGTGCCGTTGCTCAGACGCGGCCATTCCAGTGCCGCCGCCACCGACGACGCTGCGAAAGTCCAGGCGCTGGACAGCGCCCGCGCGGCAGGCATCCTGACCGACGAGGAATACGCGTCAAAACGCGCCGCGCTGGCGCAGAACGCACCGGGGCCCGTGGCTGCCCGGTCACGCCTGGCGGTGGGCACTGCGGCGACGGTCGCCGTGCTCCTGCCGATGATCGCGATGGGCCTGTACGTCTGGCACGGGTCGCCGGATGCACTCGATCCGGCCAATCTGCAGGCCAGAAAACCCGCGACGCCGGCCGATATGGACCAGGCCATCGCCGGCCTTGAAGCCAAGCTCAAGCAGAATCCCGAGGACGTGGAAGGCTGGCTGCTGCTGGGCCGCGCCTACAAATCCATGGAACGCTTTGGCCCGGCACGTGACGCACTCAAGCAGGCCTACGACCGTGCCGGCAACGATGTCGACGTGCAGGTCGACTACGCCGAAGCGCTGGCGCTGGCCAGTGACAGCCGTCGTATTGAAGGCCAATCGCGGCAGCTGCTGGAACGTGCCCTCGAAGCGCATCCGCAACACCAGCGCGCCATGTGGCTGCTGGGTATTGCCGACTACCAGCAGGGTCGCTACGCCGAGGCGGCGACACGCTGGGAAGCCCTCGCCACGCAGATCGATCCCTCAGCACCGGCGCACGAATCCATCCTCGCCCAGATCGCCGACGCGCGGCAGCGGGCGGGCATGCCCGCTGCTGCAGAATCGGCCGGCACGCCTGCTGTCGTCGACGCAAAATCCCCCGCCGCGCCGGCGGCCGCAGATACCGGCGGCCCGCGCATCCAGGTGGAAGTTGACCTTGACCCCAAACTCAAGGACCAGGCAGTGGCCGGTTCCACGGTGTTCGTCTTCGCACGCGCCGCCAATGGGCCGCCAATGCCGTTGGCCGTCCAACGCCTGGCGCTGACCGACCTTCCGGCGAAAGTCACGCTCACCGAAAGCATGAGCATGATGCCCAGCATGAAGCTGTCCCAGTTTCCGCAGGTCGTCGTGGGCGCGCGCATTTCGCGCAGTGGCAATGCGATCCCGCAGGCCGGCGATCTGCAGACCCTGTCGGAACCGATCGCCGTTTCTGCGGGAAAACCGGTTCGGCTGCTGATCGACCAGGTCGTTGCGGAGAAGCGCTAG
- a CDS encoding pyridoxamine 5'-phosphate oxidase family protein, which yields MDSHADAVKTLARLIKDVKIAMLTTVSPEGKLISRPLGTQEVAFDGDLWFIIHAGSAKVAEIAANPHVCVAYADISGNTYVSVSGRASVIDDRQRVEKYWSPVMKPFFPQGKDDPEIRLLRVEVDSAEYWDGPGTLVGKALYLAVAALKKDPTVMSHHDTVDLSRRH from the coding sequence ATGGACTCGCATGCCGATGCCGTAAAGACCCTCGCCCGTCTGATCAAGGACGTGAAGATCGCAATGCTGACCACCGTATCGCCCGAAGGGAAACTGATCAGTCGCCCGCTGGGTACGCAGGAGGTCGCTTTCGACGGCGACCTGTGGTTCATCATCCATGCCGGCAGCGCCAAGGTGGCCGAAATCGCCGCCAATCCGCACGTCTGCGTCGCCTATGCGGACATTTCCGGCAACACCTATGTGTCGGTCTCCGGACGCGCCAGTGTCATCGACGATCGCCAGCGGGTGGAGAAGTACTGGTCACCGGTCATGAAGCCCTTCTTTCCCCAAGGCAAGGACGATCCGGAGATCCGCCTGCTGCGGGTCGAAGTGGACAGTGCAGAATACTGGGATGGTCCCGGCACGCTCGTCGGCAAGGCGCTGTACCTGGCAGTCGCCGCGCTCAAGAAAGACCCGACTGTCATGAGCCACCACGACACCGTCGACCTGTCGCGCCGCCACTGA
- a CDS encoding response regulator: MTPIRLMLVDDHMVVREGLRTVLEQQEEFQVVAEAADGNAAVEAYRRHRPDILLVDLRLPGMDGPEVIRAVRELDAQARCIVLSSFDARADVERALAAGARGYLVKAAGAQELMTAIRRVHHGLRAVEPRLQERVRRISAATFLTPRELDVLRHVVAGLRNHQIAKAMLVSVSTVKFHLQHILEKLDAHDRTEAAVIAVRDGLVPALH; encoded by the coding sequence ATGACACCGATCCGTCTGATGCTAGTGGATGATCACATGGTGGTGCGCGAGGGCCTGCGCACCGTGCTGGAGCAGCAGGAGGAATTTCAGGTCGTGGCGGAGGCAGCCGATGGCAATGCCGCGGTGGAGGCCTACCGCAGGCACCGGCCAGACATCCTGCTGGTCGATCTGCGCCTGCCGGGCATGGATGGGCCGGAGGTGATTCGCGCAGTGCGTGAACTGGATGCCCAGGCACGTTGCATCGTGCTGTCCTCCTTTGATGCGCGCGCCGATGTTGAGCGGGCACTGGCGGCCGGCGCGCGCGGCTACCTGGTCAAGGCGGCGGGTGCGCAGGAACTGATGACCGCGATTCGCCGCGTACATCATGGACTGCGTGCCGTGGAACCGCGTCTTCAGGAGCGGGTGCGCCGGATCAGTGCGGCGACCTTCCTGACGCCGCGTGAGCTGGACGTGCTGCGCCATGTGGTGGCAGGCTTGCGCAATCACCAGATCGCCAAGGCCATGCTGGTGTCGGTCAGCACGGTGAAGTTCCACCTGCAGCACATCCTGGAAAAGCTCGACGCCCACGATCGCACCGAAGCGGCCGTCATCGCGGTGCGTGACGGTCTGGTGCCCGCGCTGCACTGA
- a CDS encoding cytochrome c-type biogenesis protein yields MTPLRTLLRRIVIAVVLCLPSLAAAQPLEFKDAAEEKRFQALTRELRCLVCQNQSLADSDAGLANDLRREVFEQMRSGKNDEDIKKYLVARYSEFVLYDPPLSRSTVLLWFGPAVMVVIGGIVVALAVRRRKAATATGPATAAPGEEEDW; encoded by the coding sequence ATGACCCCCTTGCGCACCTTGCTTCGGCGCATCGTCATCGCTGTCGTGCTCTGCCTGCCCTCGCTCGCCGCCGCCCAGCCGCTGGAGTTCAAGGACGCCGCCGAGGAAAAGCGTTTCCAGGCGCTGACGCGCGAACTGCGCTGCCTGGTCTGCCAGAACCAGAGCCTGGCCGATTCGGATGCCGGCCTGGCCAACGACCTGCGTCGCGAGGTGTTCGAGCAGATGCGCTCGGGCAAGAACGACGAAGACATCAAGAAATACCTGGTGGCGCGCTATTCGGAGTTCGTGCTGTACGACCCGCCGCTGTCGCGCTCGACCGTGCTGTTGTGGTTTGGACCCGCCGTCATGGTGGTGATCGGCGGCATCGTCGTCGCGCTGGCCGTCCGCCGGCGCAAGGCAGCTACCGCAACAGGCCCCGCCACGGCGGCGCCGGGTGAGGAGGAAGACTGGTGA
- a CDS encoding ligase-associated DNA damage response exonuclease has translation MTARATDLVIHTPAGLYCPAGDFHIDPWQPVPRAVITHGHGDHARPGMGQYLVASAGKGVLQWRLGDQDFRVADYAEALTLGATRVSFHPAGHVLGSSQVRIECNGEVWVISGDYKRQADPTCEPFEVVRCDTFITEATFALPVYRWPDTPAVAHDILQWRDACAAEGEAAILFCYALGKAQRILAELAALTDQPALVHGAIAAGVAVYQQAGIPMLATLPVSDATPAGGFGGQLVLAPPAAAGSAWMRRFRRAQTAFASGWMRLRGNRRRRNVDRGFIVSDHADWPSLLHTVEQTGARRIIATHGASDSLVRFLRESGHTAETLRTDFGGED, from the coding sequence ATGACGGCCCGCGCGACCGACCTCGTCATTCACACACCGGCCGGCCTCTATTGCCCGGCCGGTGATTTCCACATCGATCCCTGGCAACCCGTGCCGCGCGCCGTCATCACCCACGGCCACGGCGATCACGCACGGCCCGGCATGGGGCAGTACCTCGTCGCGAGCGCCGGCAAGGGCGTCCTCCAATGGCGCCTGGGCGACCAGGACTTCCGCGTGGCGGACTACGCTGAAGCCCTCACGCTGGGCGCGACGCGCGTGAGCTTTCATCCGGCCGGGCATGTGCTCGGGTCGAGCCAGGTGCGCATCGAATGCAATGGAGAAGTCTGGGTCATTTCCGGCGACTACAAGCGCCAGGCGGACCCGACTTGCGAGCCCTTCGAAGTCGTGCGCTGCGACACCTTCATCACCGAGGCGACATTTGCGCTGCCCGTTTACCGCTGGCCCGATACACCGGCGGTTGCGCACGACATTCTCCAGTGGCGCGATGCCTGCGCGGCCGAGGGCGAAGCGGCGATACTGTTCTGCTATGCACTGGGCAAGGCGCAGCGCATCCTGGCGGAACTGGCCGCATTGACGGATCAGCCCGCCCTGGTGCACGGCGCCATTGCAGCCGGTGTTGCGGTGTACCAGCAGGCAGGTATTCCGATGCTCGCGACGCTGCCGGTTTCCGATGCCACGCCCGCCGGCGGGTTCGGCGGCCAGCTGGTCCTGGCACCGCCCGCCGCGGCCGGCAGCGCGTGGATGCGACGCTTCCGGCGTGCGCAGACTGCCTTCGCCTCGGGCTGGATGCGCCTTCGCGGCAATCGCCGCCGGCGCAACGTCGATCGCGGCTTCATCGTGTCGGATCACGCGGACTGGCCGTCCTTGCTACACACAGTGGAGCAGACCGGCGCACGCCGGATCATCGCCACGCACGGTGCGAGCGATTCCCTCGTGCGTTTCCTGCGCGAAAGTGGCCACACCGCCGAAACGCTGCGCACGGACTTCGGCGGCGAGGACTGA
- a CDS encoding esterase/lipase family protein codes for MDRPLPLQPPTWLSTIGELRCLFDLASRAWPTARPVRCGRGEPVLVIPGFGTGDSATCLLRHRLRQAGYTVYRWRLGLNAGPRGEAMHHLSARIRQIARHSGRPVHLVGWSLGGLMARVVAARLPRQVHRVIALGSPLTADPRSSRLSGLLSLVCGKHADDREVRAMVRRSARVPVISIFSRSDGVVAWEASAQAPGDCIAHCVEGSHLGLVINPRVHDLVAQALAHAAPAH; via the coding sequence ATGGACCGCCCTCTCCCGCTGCAACCACCGACGTGGCTGTCGACCATCGGTGAACTTCGCTGCCTCTTCGATCTGGCTTCGCGCGCCTGGCCCACCGCGCGCCCCGTCCGTTGCGGCCGTGGCGAGCCGGTCCTGGTGATTCCCGGCTTCGGCACCGGCGACAGCGCCACCTGCCTGTTGCGCCATCGCCTGCGCCAGGCGGGTTACACCGTCTACCGCTGGCGGTTGGGCCTCAATGCGGGGCCTCGGGGCGAGGCCATGCACCACCTGTCGGCGCGCATCCGCCAGATCGCCCGCCACAGCGGCAGGCCGGTGCATCTGGTGGGTTGGTCCCTGGGCGGACTGATGGCCCGGGTCGTGGCCGCGCGCCTGCCGCGCCAGGTACACCGCGTCATCGCCCTGGGCTCGCCGCTCACGGCGGATCCGCGGTCCAGCCGTCTGTCGGGATTGCTGTCCCTGGTCTGCGGGAAGCACGCGGACGATCGCGAGGTACGCGCCATGGTCCGTCGCAGCGCGCGCGTGCCGGTGATCTCCATTTTCAGCCGCAGCGACGGCGTGGTCGCCTGGGAAGCCAGCGCGCAGGCGCCCGGCGATTGCATCGCACACTGCGTCGAGGGCTCACACCTGGGTCTGGTGATCAATCCCCGCGTGCATGACCTCGTGGCCCAGGCATTGGCCCACGCCGCGCCAGCTCACTGA
- a CDS encoding ATP-dependent DNA ligase produces MRRFADLYRRLDQSTATSDKRAALQDYFRDAPPVDAAWALWLLAGGKIGGASARIAGSRELVEWIAQASGTPLWLVAECLDHVGDQAETLTLLLDDPATTDEAPLHVWIEDRLLAVAGLDPESRRERIVSAWKSLGYDQRLVFTKLLTGALRVGVSQRLVQQALAAMSGVDIALIAQRMLGSWQPGPAFFAGLLSPETTAADRSQPYPFFLASPMDGDPETLGPINDWLLEWKWDGIRLQLIRRGADLALWSRGEERLDGRFPEIEAAAAKLPRDAVLDGELLAWRPGDAQPLPFTALQTRIQRRKPGPRVLAEAPARVIVYDLLELHGEDWRARPLQERRNALALLLAQAAEPRLSLSAEVPADNWREAATRRDSAREHRVEGLMLKRRSSAYQVGRRRGDWWKWKVDPFHIDAVLLYAQAGSGRRSTLLTDYTFGLWQGDVLVPVAKAYSGLSDAEILELDKWIRTHTVERFGPVRSVVPTHVFELGFEAVNRSTRHKSGVAVRFPRILRWRHDKRPADADQLGTLAAMAAGTTAEPA; encoded by the coding sequence ATGCGCCGCTTCGCCGACCTCTACCGCCGCCTCGACCAGAGCACCGCGACCTCCGACAAGCGCGCCGCACTGCAGGACTATTTCCGCGACGCGCCGCCCGTCGACGCCGCATGGGCCTTGTGGCTGCTGGCGGGTGGAAAGATTGGCGGTGCATCGGCGCGCATTGCCGGCTCCCGGGAACTGGTGGAGTGGATCGCGCAGGCCAGCGGAACGCCCCTGTGGCTGGTCGCCGAATGCCTGGATCATGTGGGTGACCAGGCCGAAACGCTGACCCTGCTGCTGGATGATCCTGCAACCACGGATGAGGCCCCGCTGCACGTGTGGATCGAGGATCGCCTGCTGGCCGTCGCGGGCCTGGATCCGGAATCGCGCCGGGAACGCATCGTCTCCGCCTGGAAGTCACTGGGCTACGACCAGCGCCTGGTCTTCACCAAGCTCCTGACCGGCGCGCTTCGCGTGGGTGTATCGCAACGACTGGTGCAGCAGGCACTGGCGGCGATGAGCGGCGTGGACATTGCGCTGATCGCCCAGCGCATGCTGGGAAGCTGGCAGCCCGGCCCGGCCTTCTTTGCCGGCTTGCTGTCGCCGGAAACGACCGCCGCCGATCGCTCGCAGCCCTACCCGTTCTTCCTGGCATCGCCTATGGATGGTGATCCGGAAACGTTGGGCCCCATCAACGACTGGCTGCTCGAATGGAAATGGGATGGCATCCGCCTGCAGCTGATCCGGCGCGGCGCCGACCTTGCGCTGTGGTCACGCGGCGAAGAACGGCTGGATGGGCGCTTTCCCGAAATCGAAGCGGCAGCGGCGAAGCTGCCGCGCGACGCGGTGCTCGACGGTGAATTGCTCGCCTGGCGCCCCGGCGATGCCCAGCCCTTGCCGTTCACAGCCCTGCAGACCCGCATCCAGCGCCGCAAACCCGGCCCGCGGGTGCTCGCCGAGGCACCGGCACGCGTGATCGTCTACGACCTGCTGGAGCTGCACGGCGAGGATTGGCGGGCACGCCCGCTGCAGGAACGTCGCAACGCCCTGGCATTGCTCCTCGCACAAGCGGCGGAACCGCGCCTTTCGCTTTCGGCCGAAGTACCGGCTGACAACTGGCGCGAGGCCGCCACGCGACGCGACAGCGCACGCGAACACCGCGTGGAAGGCCTGATGCTCAAGCGGCGCAGCTCGGCCTACCAGGTCGGCCGGCGTCGCGGCGACTGGTGGAAGTGGAAGGTGGATCCGTTCCATATCGACGCCGTGCTGCTCTACGCGCAGGCCGGATCGGGCCGGCGCAGCACGCTTCTGACGGACTACACCTTCGGCCTGTGGCAGGGCGATGTGCTGGTGCCGGTCGCCAAGGCCTATTCCGGGCTTTCCGACGCCGAGATTCTTGAACTGGACAAATGGATTCGTACGCACACCGTCGAGCGCTTTGGCCCGGTGCGGTCCGTCGTACCCACGCATGTGTTCGAACTGGGCTTTGAAGCCGTGAACCGTTCCACCCGCCACAAATCCGGCGTCGCGGTGCGATTTCCGCGCATCCTGCGCTGGCGCCACGACAAACGCCCTGCCGACGCGGACCAACTAGGGACACTGGCCGCCATGGCCGCGGGCACAACCGCCGAGCCTGCTTGA